A genomic segment from Nicotiana tabacum cultivar K326 chromosome 7, ASM71507v2, whole genome shotgun sequence encodes:
- the LOC107759210 gene encoding uncharacterized protein LOC107759210 isoform X1, translating into MAASSSSSASESSSSYGHRDRKRHRRHRKDKDKDALKVRKKSRSHTKRRRSRHSSSDSYSSSSSSEDYSSSDSEREAVNSSKRHRQKDRATKKDKERGKSHRQKRHKHKSKEKQQEESSGPVQLSKFLGRDKDDGVRRSAVSGKKILLKLDKTKEDKEAESKRNELLKFLNASYD; encoded by the exons ATGGCCGCCTCATCGTCCTCATCGGCATCGGAGTCTTCATCGTCTTATGGTCACCGGGATCGAAAGCGTCATCGGCGCCACCGCAAAGACAAAGATAAGGACGCTCTCAAGGTCCGGAAGAAGAGCCGCTCTCACACCAAACGTCGTCGTAGCCGTCACTCATCCTCCGATAGctattcttcttcctcttcctctgaAGACTACAG TTCTTCGGACAGTGAGCGTGAAGCAGTCAACAGTTCAAAAAGACACAGACAGAAAGATAGAGCCACTAAG AAGGATAAAGAGAGAGGGAAAAGTCACAGGCAAAAACGTCATAAGCATAAAAGTAAAGAG AAGCAGCAGGAGGAAAGTAGTGGTCCTGTGCAGCTCTCTAAG TTTTTGGGGCGTGATAAGGATGATGGTGTCCGTCGGAGTGCTGTCTCTGGCAAAAAG ATTCTCTTGAAGCTAGACAAGACAAAGGAGGACAAGGAAGCAGAGAGTAAACGAAATGAATTACTCAAATTCCTGAATGCAAGTTatgattga
- the LOC107759210 gene encoding uncharacterized protein LOC107759210 isoform X2 yields the protein MVTGIESVIGATAKTKIRTLSRSGRRAALTPNVVVAVTHPPIAILLPLPLKTTVLRTVSVKQSTVQKDTDRKIEPLSLFPFQKDKERGKSHRQKRHKHKSKEKQQEESSGPVQLSKFLGRDKDDGVRRSAVSGKKILLKLDKTKEDKEAESKRNELLKFLNASYD from the exons ATGGTCACCGGGATCGAAAGCGTCATCGGCGCCACCGCAAAGACAAAGATAAGGACGCTCTCAAGGTCCGGAAGAAGAGCCGCTCTCACACCAAACGTCGTCGTAGCCGTCACTCATCCTCCGATAGctattcttcttcctcttcctctgaAGACTACAG TTCTTCGGACAGTGAGCGTGAAGCAGTCAACAGTTCAAAAAGACACAGACAGAAAGATAGAGCCACTAAG CTTGTTTCCTTTTCAGAAGGATAAAGAGAGAGGGAAAAGTCACAGGCAAAAACGTCATAAGCATAAAAGTAAAGAG AAGCAGCAGGAGGAAAGTAGTGGTCCTGTGCAGCTCTCTAAG TTTTTGGGGCGTGATAAGGATGATGGTGTCCGTCGGAGTGCTGTCTCTGGCAAAAAG ATTCTCTTGAAGCTAGACAAGACAAAGGAGGACAAGGAAGCAGAGAGTAAACGAAATGAATTACTCAAATTCCTGAATGCAAGTTatgattga